From the genome of Deinococcus sp. JMULE3, one region includes:
- the gcvH gene encoding glycine cleavage system protein GcvH yields the protein MTTTPTELKYAASHEWLAADGTVGITDFAQDQLGDVVYVELPEVGRVVEAGETIAVVESVKTASDIYAPASGTITAVNDALTGTPELVNSAPYEGGWLFKLDVTGEGDLMDAAAYEAANN from the coding sequence ATGACCACCACCCCCACCGAACTGAAGTACGCCGCCTCCCACGAATGGCTCGCCGCTGACGGCACCGTCGGCATCACCGACTTCGCTCAGGACCAGTTGGGCGACGTCGTGTACGTCGAACTGCCCGAAGTGGGCCGCGTCGTTGAAGCGGGCGAAACCATCGCCGTCGTCGAGAGCGTCAAGACCGCCTCTGACATCTACGCGCCCGCCAGCGGCACCATCACCGCCGTGAACGACGCCCTGACCGGCACCCCCGAACTCGTCAACAGCGCCCCCTACGAAGGCGGCTGGCTGTTCAAACTCGACGTGACCGGCGAAGGCGACCTCATGGACGCCGCCGCGTACGAAGCCGCGAACAACTGA
- the gcvT gene encoding glycine cleavage system aminomethyltransferase GcvT: MNQSPTEPLKRTPLHAAHLRAGARMVPFGGWDMPVQYAGVKAEHDAVRNAAGVFDVSHMGEFRVQGAGALAFLQHVTTNDVSKLKPGRAQYNWLPGVAGGLVDDIYIYMVAPDEYLTVVNASNIAKDWAHLNAHAGEFDVTLTDESDRWGLLAVQGPQTESLLQPHTDTDLSSKKKNAFFPAKLFGFDVMLARTGYTGEDGFEVFTDASEAETVWDKLLAVGFTPAGLGARDTLRLEAGFPLYGHEFSDTIHPLSSTYSWVVKDKTHVGHEHIRSAPTQTLIGLKLERVPVREGYPVKVGGEVVGHVTSGTSSPTFGHPIAMALVNAQHAGADIFDVEVRGKDHPATRVQLPFYKR; encoded by the coding sequence GTGAACCAGTCCCCCACCGAGCCGCTGAAGCGGACGCCCCTGCATGCCGCGCACCTGCGCGCCGGAGCCCGAATGGTGCCCTTCGGCGGGTGGGACATGCCCGTGCAGTACGCGGGCGTGAAAGCCGAACACGACGCCGTCCGCAATGCCGCCGGTGTGTTCGACGTGTCCCACATGGGCGAATTCCGCGTGCAGGGTGCGGGTGCACTGGCGTTCCTGCAACACGTCACCACCAACGACGTCAGCAAACTGAAACCCGGCCGCGCGCAGTACAACTGGCTGCCCGGCGTTGCCGGTGGTCTGGTGGACGACATCTACATCTACATGGTCGCGCCAGACGAGTACCTGACGGTCGTGAACGCCAGCAACATTGCCAAGGACTGGGCGCACCTGAACGCGCACGCAGGCGAGTTCGACGTCACCCTGACCGACGAGAGCGACCGCTGGGGCCTCCTCGCCGTGCAGGGCCCCCAGACCGAGAGCCTGCTGCAACCCCACACCGACACCGACCTGAGCAGCAAGAAGAAGAACGCCTTCTTCCCCGCCAAACTGTTCGGTTTCGACGTGATGCTCGCCCGCACCGGCTACACCGGCGAGGACGGCTTCGAGGTGTTCACGGACGCCAGCGAGGCCGAGACCGTCTGGGACAAACTCCTGGCCGTCGGCTTCACGCCCGCCGGACTGGGCGCGCGCGACACCCTGCGCCTCGAAGCGGGCTTCCCGCTGTACGGGCACGAATTTTCAGACACCATCCACCCGCTGAGCAGCACGTACAGCTGGGTCGTGAAAGACAAGACCCACGTCGGGCACGAGCACATCCGCAGTGCCCCCACCCAGACCCTGATCGGCCTGAAGCTGGAGCGCGTACCCGTCCGCGAGGGCTACCCCGTCAAGGTCGGCGGTGAAGTCGTCGGGCACGTCACCAGCGGCACGAGCAGCCCCACCTTCGGCCACCCCATCGCCATGGCCCTCGTGAACGCCCAGCACGCCGGAGCGGACATCTTCGACGTCGAGGTGCGCGGCAAGGACCACCCCGCCACCCGCGTGCAACTGCCCTTCTACAAACGCTGA
- a CDS encoding 2'-5' RNA ligase family protein has product MSPSHLLALRPPPDIEARVVAFREAHGVRDAAAVPHVTVKARSGLDDDLRWLDLIPAVAAATPPVPVELLAPRVFPNGSALHLPARSPGAVRLHLALLDALRPASRFGYEGPHLTPHLTLALGRRDVPLDALLDAAGQAFPHPLSFTVTDLVWMRKPGPGGSYQPVEGWTLGGTPDP; this is encoded by the coding sequence GTGAGCCCCTCGCACCTGCTGGCGCTGCGGCCCCCACCGGACATCGAGGCCCGCGTCGTGGCGTTCCGCGAGGCCCACGGCGTGCGCGACGCGGCGGCGGTCCCGCACGTCACGGTCAAGGCCCGCAGTGGCTTGGACGACGACCTGCGCTGGCTGGACCTCATCCCGGCGGTGGCGGCGGCGACCCCGCCCGTCCCGGTCGAACTGCTCGCGCCGCGCGTGTTCCCGAACGGCAGCGCCCTGCACCTGCCCGCCCGCAGCCCCGGCGCCGTGCGGCTGCACCTCGCCCTGCTGGACGCTCTGCGCCCGGCGAGCCGCTTCGGGTACGAGGGGCCGCACCTGACCCCGCACCTCACGCTGGCCCTGGGGCGGCGGGACGTTCCCCTGGACGCCCTGCTGGACGCGGCGGGGCAGGCGTTCCCACACCCGCTGTCATTCACCGTCACGGACCTCGTCTGGATGCGCAAACCCGGACCCGGCGGGTCGTACCAGCCCGTCGAAGGGTGGACGCTGGGCGGTACGCCCGACCCGTAG
- a CDS encoding NUDIX hydrolase, whose translation MPTLAQLRELQAIAQEGLTYSRDPFDLTRFARLRDLTAELLAEQTGQSPATVTGLLRAEEGYLTPKVDVRAVVLNAAGEVLLTRERSDGAWSLPGGWADPGESPTQIAVREVHEETGRTVRAARLLAVMDKAQHPHPPDLWAVYKLFVQCDLTGAGVAAHAENLETLDSAFFPVDALPPLSLPRNLPGQVRRVVALARDPHSTVHCD comes from the coding sequence ATGCCGACCCTCGCGCAGCTCCGGGAACTCCAGGCCATCGCCCAGGAGGGCCTCACGTACTCCCGCGATCCCTTCGACCTGACCCGCTTCGCGCGCCTGCGGGACCTGACCGCCGAACTGCTGGCCGAGCAGACTGGGCAGAGCCCCGCCACCGTCACCGGGCTGCTGCGCGCAGAGGAGGGGTACCTGACGCCAAAGGTGGACGTGCGGGCCGTCGTGCTGAACGCGGCGGGCGAGGTCCTGCTGACCCGCGAACGCAGCGACGGCGCCTGGAGCCTCCCCGGTGGCTGGGCCGACCCCGGCGAGAGCCCCACCCAGATCGCCGTGCGTGAGGTTCACGAGGAGACCGGGCGCACCGTGCGCGCGGCGCGGCTGCTGGCCGTGATGGACAAGGCGCAGCACCCGCACCCGCCGGACCTGTGGGCGGTGTACAAACTGTTCGTGCAGTGCGACCTGACCGGCGCGGGCGTAGCGGCGCACGCGGAGAACCTGGAGACGCTGGACAGCGCCTTCTTCCCCGTGGACGCCCTGCCGCCCCTGAGCCTGCCGCGTAACCTGCCGGGTCAGGTGCGGCGCGTGGTGGCACTGGCCCGCGACCCGCACAGCACGGTTCACTGCGATTGA
- a CDS encoding SRPBCC domain-containing protein, with the protein MPRVARTEITVQAPLERVFDLLVDFSAYGSWNPFVVEVTGAERAAEGVRMRFRLPWRGGRFMYSDELVTRVQPPAGGAALVAWRYDSPLARWGLLRSERVQTLRQLPNGDTAYATEEVFHGPAAVLVPVRWVQAGFEAQARAMRDHLSPHLSSP; encoded by the coding sequence ATGCCCCGTGTCGCCCGGACCGAGATCACCGTGCAGGCTCCCCTGGAGCGGGTCTTCGACCTGCTGGTGGATTTCAGCGCGTATGGCAGCTGGAATCCGTTCGTGGTGGAGGTCACGGGGGCTGAACGTGCGGCCGAGGGCGTGCGGATGCGCTTCAGGCTGCCCTGGCGTGGGGGCCGGTTCATGTATTCCGATGAGCTGGTCACGCGCGTGCAGCCTCCGGCGGGCGGCGCGGCGCTGGTCGCGTGGCGGTACGACAGTCCGCTGGCCCGCTGGGGCCTGCTGCGGTCGGAGCGGGTGCAGACCCTCCGGCAGCTGCCGAACGGCGACACGGCCTACGCCACCGAGGAGGTCTTTCACGGCCCGGCAGCCGTCCTGGTGCCCGTGCGGTGGGTGCAGGCGGGGTTCGAGGCGCAGGCGCGGGCCATGCGCGATCACCTGTCGCCTCACCTGTCGTCCCCCTGA
- a CDS encoding SDR family NAD(P)-dependent oxidoreductase — protein sequence MNTLILGATGGIGAATARAFAAAGHTLTLSGRDETRLAALVSELGATGRAADVGFESHVRTLLEGTPELDTLVYAAGAAHPEPLRDADPTHVRGVWNANYFGALWAMKHGLGRLAPGGRVYLLGARPELVTARGFSQYAASKAALARAAEVARLEHRGVGITLVLPPAVETGLWAQVGRVPRGALGPDVVARAIVADRAGEAQAELRIDG from the coding sequence ATGAACACCCTGATTCTGGGCGCGACGGGCGGGATCGGTGCGGCGACGGCGCGGGCTTTCGCGGCGGCTGGGCACACGTTGACCCTTTCCGGGCGCGACGAGACGCGACTGGCGGCGCTGGTGTCGGAACTGGGCGCGACGGGCCGCGCGGCGGACGTGGGCTTTGAGAGTCACGTCCGCACGCTGCTGGAGGGCACGCCGGAGCTGGACACGCTGGTGTACGCGGCGGGCGCGGCGCACCCCGAACCGCTGCGGGACGCGGACCCCACGCACGTCCGGGGCGTGTGGAACGCGAACTACTTCGGGGCGCTGTGGGCCATGAAGCACGGGCTGGGGCGGCTCGCGCCGGGCGGGCGGGTGTACCTGCTGGGCGCCCGGCCGGAACTGGTGACCGCGCGGGGGTTCAGTCAGTACGCGGCGAGCAAGGCCGCCCTGGCCCGCGCGGCGGAGGTCGCGCGGCTGGAGCACCGGGGCGTCGGGATCACGCTGGTGCTGCCGCCCGCCGTGGAGACGGGCCTGTGGGCGCAGGTGGGCCGCGTGCCGCGCGGCGCGCTCGGGCCGGACGTGGTGGCGCGGGCGATCGTCGCGGACCGTGCGGGCGAGGCGCAGGCGGAACTCAGGATCGACGGGTGA
- a CDS encoding lysoplasmalogenase family protein: MKAFRAAATATVLAGMLDRPRPHQIAEAAMVATLAAEVARKEPGRDTRDTLTLLLSLGAAALGGVTIARSTHQPDPRGNPGAFRGGASWYALAQLLTVTLLWRRGARPHAGHWPARAAGLLLGAGLLIRHDPASLPVLSGYGALLNLMALLAADPRLARAHPDAARLLRRGGWMFVASDLLILVRRYLLRDRLSRALTEGVMLALYAGAQRNLTRGLMLLTRRS; this comes from the coding sequence GTGAAGGCGTTCCGGGCCGCGGCCACCGCGACCGTCCTGGCCGGGATGCTCGACCGGCCACGCCCCCACCAGATCGCGGAGGCGGCGATGGTCGCCACGCTGGCCGCCGAGGTCGCCCGCAAAGAGCCGGGGCGGGACACGCGGGACACCCTCACCCTGCTGCTGTCGCTGGGGGCCGCCGCGCTGGGCGGCGTGACCATCGCCCGGTCCACGCACCAGCCGGACCCGCGCGGGAACCCCGGCGCGTTCCGGGGCGGTGCGTCGTGGTACGCGCTGGCGCAACTCCTGACCGTCACGCTGCTGTGGCGGCGCGGCGCGCGGCCCCACGCCGGACACTGGCCCGCACGCGCGGCCGGGCTGCTGCTCGGCGCGGGCCTGCTGATCCGGCACGACCCGGCCAGCCTCCCGGTCCTGAGTGGGTACGGGGCGCTGCTGAACCTCATGGCGCTGCTGGCCGCCGACCCCCGACTGGCCCGCGCGCACCCGGACGCCGCGCGCCTGCTGCGGCGGGGCGGGTGGATGTTCGTCGCGTCGGACCTGCTGATCCTCGTGCGCCGCTACCTCCTGCGGGACCGGCTGAGCCGCGCCCTGACCGAGGGCGTCATGCTCGCGCTGTACGCCGGGGCGCAGCGGAACCTCACGCGCGGGCTGATGCTCCTCACCCGTCGATCCTGA
- a CDS encoding 5-formyltetrahydrofolate cyclo-ligase: MASIPSPDATKPDWRAWAHEIRAALPDVSAPVTAALQGLLRQLGARRVLAYRALSGEPDVSALSGEFELLAPRARFRPEPRLTLHPWHTATEVSRFGALQPPADAPQVPLDTVDAILLPGLAFDQAGVRLGYGGGFYDRLLPAFRGVTVGVIQDALLVPELPRDPHDGPAQWLVTERGAVEVQ; this comes from the coding sequence GTGGCTTCCATCCCCTCCCCCGATGCGACCAAGCCTGACTGGCGCGCCTGGGCGCACGAAATTCGCGCGGCCCTGCCGGACGTATCCGCGCCGGTCACGGCCGCCCTGCAAGGCCTCCTGAGGCAGCTGGGCGCGCGGCGCGTTCTGGCGTACCGGGCGCTGAGCGGCGAGCCGGACGTCAGCGCCCTGAGCGGCGAGTTCGAGTTGCTGGCCCCGCGTGCCCGCTTCCGGCCCGAGCCGAGGTTGACGCTGCACCCATGGCACACCGCGACGGAGGTCAGTCGTTTCGGGGCGCTGCAACCGCCAGCCGACGCGCCGCAGGTGCCGCTGGACACGGTGGACGCGATCCTGCTGCCGGGGCTGGCGTTCGATCAAGCGGGCGTGCGTCTGGGGTACGGCGGCGGGTTCTACGACCGCCTGCTGCCCGCGTTCCGGGGCGTGACGGTCGGCGTGATCCAGGACGCACTGCTCGTGCCGGAACTGCCGCGTGACCCGCACGACGGCCCCGCGCAGTGGCTCGTCACCGAACGCGGCGCGGTGGAGGTCCAGTGA
- a CDS encoding phosphodiesterase has protein sequence MQVVQLSDPHVDYRFPQKAAAFARAVAHVNTMPALPDAVILTGDCTEHARPDEYALFTDLLRTLRVPAFLVPGNHDDRAALLDLFPPPPGHLPGFMQYAAEDFPLRLIGLDTQRPGHGGGELDDTRLDWLEARLREAPERPTLIFMHHPPVRTGLDVMDGMDLRGREELCDLLLEHPQVLRVAAGHLHMGLTAGFAHTTVMTCPGTDATLNPDLNRAAQLVVQRQPPMCLLHHWTPETGLNTFTQVIEPAPWHTLFDGQAWHDFDRPNGTHHSPPH, from the coding sequence ATGCAGGTGGTGCAACTGAGTGATCCGCACGTCGATTACCGCTTCCCGCAGAAGGCGGCGGCGTTCGCGCGGGCGGTCGCGCACGTGAACACCATGCCCGCCCTGCCGGACGCCGTGATCCTCACCGGGGACTGCACCGAGCATGCCCGTCCCGACGAGTACGCGCTGTTCACCGACCTGCTGCGGACGCTGCGCGTCCCGGCGTTCCTGGTCCCGGGCAATCACGACGACCGCGCCGCGCTGCTGGACCTGTTCCCACCGCCGCCCGGGCACCTGCCGGGCTTCATGCAGTACGCCGCAGAGGACTTCCCACTGCGCCTGATCGGGCTGGACACCCAGCGGCCCGGGCATGGCGGCGGCGAACTGGACGACACGCGCCTGGACTGGCTGGAGGCGCGGCTTCGCGAGGCGCCCGAGCGGCCCACCCTGATCTTCATGCACCACCCGCCGGTCAGGACCGGGCTAGACGTCATGGACGGCATGGACCTGCGTGGGCGCGAGGAACTGTGCGACCTGCTGCTGGAGCACCCGCAGGTGCTGCGCGTCGCGGCCGGGCACCTGCACATGGGCCTGACAGCGGGGTTCGCGCACACGACCGTCATGACCTGTCCCGGCACGGACGCCACGCTGAACCCGGACCTGAACCGAGCCGCGCAGCTGGTCGTGCAGCGCCAGCCGCCCATGTGCCTGCTGCACCACTGGACGCCCGAGACGGGCCTGAACACCTTCACGCAGGTGATCGAACCCGCCCCGTGGCACACGCTGTTCGACGGGCAGGCGTGGCACGACTTTGACCGCCCGAACGGCACGCACCATTCCCCCCCGCACTGA
- a CDS encoding DUF4394 domain-containing protein, which yields MKHIALLTLSALTLASCSMPTAPVAPAGQVTYGLGGGMLHTFGMDNPDASRRSVTITGLSSGDTLVDLDVRNTDGKLYGFASSGRVYMINADSGTATLDSTVTLSGKGLVAADFNPAANRLRVLGTDDANFRHTLSALPTPATTGTTADGTFAYPTGTPNPNLVAAAYTNSFNDTGKLNSGLPTTLYSIDADQDALITHPAAGAPAFNTLQTVGALGVDVMAGKTGFDVAGANMAVLSSAGANSTSLYTVDLTTGKATMKGSVKVALSSVALKLMAP from the coding sequence ATGAAACACATCGCCCTGCTGACCCTGTCCGCCCTGACCCTCGCGTCCTGCTCCATGCCCACTGCGCCCGTCGCGCCCGCCGGGCAGGTCACCTACGGCCTGGGCGGCGGCATGCTGCACACCTTCGGCATGGACAACCCGGACGCCAGCCGCCGCAGCGTGACCATCACCGGTCTGAGCAGCGGCGACACCCTGGTGGACCTGGACGTCCGCAACACCGACGGCAAGCTGTACGGCTTCGCCAGCAGCGGCCGCGTGTACATGATCAACGCCGACTCCGGCACCGCGACGCTGGACAGCACCGTGACCCTGAGCGGCAAGGGGCTCGTCGCCGCCGACTTCAACCCCGCCGCGAACCGCCTGCGCGTGCTGGGCACGGACGACGCCAACTTCCGCCACACGCTGAGCGCCCTGCCGACACCGGCCACCACCGGCACCACCGCCGACGGCACCTTCGCGTACCCGACCGGCACGCCCAACCCGAACCTCGTCGCGGCGGCGTACACCAACTCGTTCAACGACACCGGCAAACTCAACTCCGGCCTGCCGACCACGCTGTACTCCATTGACGCCGATCAGGACGCCCTGATCACCCACCCAGCCGCGGGCGCCCCGGCCTTCAACACCCTGCAGACCGTGGGGGCGCTGGGTGTGGACGTCATGGCCGGGAAGACCGGGTTCGACGTGGCCGGGGCGAACATGGCGGTCCTGAGCAGCGCCGGGGCGAACAGCACCTCGCTGTACACCGTGGACCTGACCACCGGGAAGGCGACCATGAAGGGCAGCGTGAAGGTCGCGCTGAGCAGCGTGGCGCTGAAACTCATGGCCCCCTGA
- the nucS gene encoding endonuclease NucS has translation MLIESLTHPAPEALLAFLRAHLHARVTLHLAGEVEVLYAGRATSMAEAGDRLLLVKPDGSLQVHGPRGVKPVNWQPRTDHLSADLEDGCVVLHAERRSPAEVVRVRVIGCAQVTALNLADEALFLLQGSEAQMQQALARAPHLIEDGLTVLDRELLVGVGGIDLYARDSQGRFVVVELKRGKAGHDAVHQLGRYVDAVRTQVAAPVRGILAAPDITVPALKVAQAAGLEYVKVDALPQVQEEARQPMLF, from the coding sequence ATGCTGATCGAGTCCCTGACCCACCCTGCCCCCGAAGCCCTGCTGGCGTTCCTGCGCGCCCACCTGCACGCCCGCGTGACCCTGCATCTGGCCGGTGAGGTCGAGGTGCTGTACGCCGGTCGGGCGACCAGCATGGCCGAGGCCGGGGACCGCCTGCTGCTCGTGAAACCCGACGGGTCGTTGCAGGTTCACGGGCCGCGCGGCGTGAAGCCTGTGAACTGGCAGCCGCGCACCGATCACCTCTCGGCGGATCTGGAGGATGGATGCGTGGTCCTGCACGCCGAGCGGCGCAGCCCCGCCGAGGTCGTGCGGGTCCGCGTGATCGGCTGCGCGCAGGTCACCGCGCTGAACCTCGCCGACGAGGCCCTGTTCCTCCTGCAGGGCAGCGAGGCGCAGATGCAGCAGGCTCTGGCCCGCGCGCCGCACCTGATCGAGGACGGCCTGACCGTCCTGGACCGCGAACTGCTCGTCGGGGTGGGCGGCATCGACCTGTACGCCCGCGACAGCCAGGGCCGCTTCGTGGTCGTGGAACTCAAACGCGGCAAGGCCGGACACGACGCCGTGCACCAGCTGGGCCGCTACGTGGATGCCGTCCGCACCCAGGTCGCCGCCCCGGTGCGGGGCATCCTCGCCGCGCCGGACATCACCGTGCCCGCCCTGAAGGTCGCGCAGGCCGCCGGACTGGAGTACGTGAAGGTCGACGCGCTCCCCCAGGTGCAGGAGGAAGCGCGTCAGCCCATGCTGTTCTGA
- the hisIE gene encoding bifunctional phosphoribosyl-AMP cyclohydrolase/phosphoribosyl-ATP diphosphatase HisIE, whose protein sequence is MTALTLDSLKFDPQTGLIPVVTQDARSGAVLMQAWADRAAVARTLDTREATYWSRSRAQQWVKGATSGHTQQVVDVQADCDGDSLLYRVVQTGPACHTGAYSCYHQPLLTTGAPQAGLDGTLDRVYATITERLATLPENSYVARLHAGGLDRVLKKISEESGEVLLAAKNADRAELATEVADLLFHTLFAMAEVGVSPADVAAVLAEREGRTGLKGPKEVG, encoded by the coding sequence ATGACTGCCCTGACCCTCGATTCCCTGAAGTTCGATCCTCAGACCGGCCTGATCCCGGTCGTCACGCAGGACGCCCGCAGCGGCGCCGTCCTCATGCAGGCCTGGGCCGACCGCGCCGCCGTTGCCCGGACCCTGGACACCCGCGAGGCCACCTACTGGTCCCGCTCCCGCGCCCAGCAGTGGGTCAAGGGCGCCACCAGCGGCCACACCCAGCAGGTCGTGGACGTGCAGGCCGACTGCGACGGCGACAGCCTGCTGTACCGCGTGGTGCAGACCGGCCCCGCCTGCCACACCGGCGCGTACTCCTGCTACCACCAGCCCCTCCTGACCACGGGCGCCCCCCAGGCCGGACTGGACGGCACGCTGGACCGCGTGTACGCCACCATCACCGAACGCCTCGCCACCCTGCCCGAGAACAGCTACGTGGCCCGCCTGCACGCCGGGGGCCTGGACCGCGTCCTGAAGAAGATCAGCGAGGAAAGCGGCGAGGTCCTGCTGGCCGCGAAGAACGCCGACCGCGCCGAACTCGCCACCGAGGTCGCCGACCTGCTGTTCCACACCCTCTTCGCCATGGCCGAGGTCGGCGTCAGCCCCGCCGACGTCGCCGCCGTCCTCGCGGAGCGCGAGGGCCGCACTGGACTGAAGGGACCCAAAGAGGTGGGATGA